From one Natrinema saccharevitans genomic stretch:
- a CDS encoding archaea-specific SMC-related protein yields the protein MSDRTLHLELENIGGIEHEELSITAGPTFIQGPNAANKTSFLRGLLFALGSSSVPIRSGTDEARAVLSAGDKRIERVARRTDAGIETSGEAWVSDADDITLLERFAGLLETNSLRSAVARNEGVESLLKEPMDIEALEAERSELMARKRELTNEIESAGDVESRLEDRKRELAEKRDHLDELESTLEELYEEQDTTKTDGALQKLRDERADVRSNEAECETQIEQLEAAIDRLEERADEIDDELEDARAAVEETDIKSLKQERESARAELDDVTERLGVLQSVLTANREMVDSEFTGALGRNSGLMGDEVTCWACGRSAPTEDLEETIEDLTALVKAEKRRKREREPEIEELSERIEEVRRSEQDIQRLETEKQDVEQKLSSRRDSLNERRDQLEEIRDRLSELDDEIDDRAADQRSEQSELTDEIEETRVEIETLRRDITRLEETCDSLRETRTDLERKRDEVDELSGEITSLTDRIENLESELRTVFNETMDELLDALEFERIERVWLDGEFDLVVAREVDGRTQSDSIEHLAESEREMIGLVLALAGFVTYDVDEVTPVLVLDSLGAFDAERTRRLVDYFADETEYLVATTHPESAVDTEFDTVSFEQPVQN from the coding sequence ATGTCTGACCGAACACTTCACCTCGAACTGGAAAACATCGGTGGCATCGAACACGAGGAACTGTCGATTACCGCGGGGCCGACGTTCATTCAGGGACCGAACGCCGCGAACAAGACGTCGTTCCTCAGGGGACTCCTCTTCGCGCTGGGAAGTTCGTCGGTTCCGATTCGAAGCGGGACTGACGAGGCTCGGGCAGTACTCTCGGCCGGCGACAAACGCATCGAACGGGTCGCCAGACGGACCGACGCAGGTATCGAAACGAGCGGCGAGGCGTGGGTATCGGACGCCGACGACATCACGCTTCTCGAGCGGTTCGCGGGACTGCTGGAGACGAACTCGCTCAGGAGCGCCGTCGCCCGGAACGAGGGCGTCGAATCGCTTCTGAAAGAACCGATGGACATCGAGGCGCTCGAGGCGGAACGATCGGAGCTGATGGCTCGGAAGCGAGAACTTACGAACGAGATCGAGTCCGCCGGAGACGTCGAGAGCCGACTCGAGGACCGAAAACGGGAACTCGCGGAAAAACGTGACCACCTCGACGAACTCGAGTCGACGCTCGAGGAACTGTACGAAGAGCAGGACACGACGAAAACCGACGGTGCGCTTCAGAAACTGCGCGACGAGCGAGCCGACGTCCGCTCTAACGAGGCCGAGTGCGAGACGCAGATCGAGCAGCTCGAAGCGGCTATCGATCGTCTCGAGGAACGAGCGGACGAGATCGACGACGAACTCGAGGACGCACGCGCCGCGGTCGAGGAGACGGATATCAAGTCCCTCAAGCAGGAGCGCGAGTCCGCACGAGCCGAACTCGACGACGTGACGGAACGTCTCGGCGTGTTGCAGTCGGTCCTGACCGCGAACCGGGAGATGGTCGACTCGGAATTCACGGGTGCGCTCGGTCGCAACTCGGGACTGATGGGCGACGAAGTGACCTGCTGGGCGTGTGGTCGCTCGGCGCCGACCGAGGACCTCGAGGAAACGATCGAAGATCTGACGGCGCTCGTCAAAGCGGAGAAGCGCCGAAAGCGCGAACGCGAACCCGAGATCGAAGAACTCTCCGAGCGGATCGAAGAGGTGCGGCGCTCGGAGCAGGACATCCAGCGACTCGAGACGGAGAAACAGGACGTCGAACAGAAACTATCGAGCCGGCGCGACTCCCTAAACGAACGACGCGACCAGTTAGAGGAGATCCGCGACCGACTCTCGGAACTCGACGACGAAATCGACGATCGGGCGGCCGACCAGCGCTCCGAGCAGTCGGAACTCACCGACGAAATCGAGGAGACGCGAGTCGAGATCGAGACGCTTCGGCGCGATATCACGCGACTCGAAGAGACCTGTGATTCGCTCCGTGAAACTCGCACGGACCTCGAACGCAAGCGCGACGAGGTCGACGAACTCTCCGGGGAGATCACGTCGTTGACCGATCGAATCGAGAACCTCGAAAGTGAACTCCGGACGGTGTTCAACGAGACGATGGACGAGTTACTGGACGCACTCGAGTTCGAACGGATCGAGCGCGTCTGGCTCGACGGCGAGTTCGACCTCGTGGTCGCTCGAGAGGTCGACGGCCGAACGCAGTCGGACTCGATCGAACACCTCGCCGAGAGCGAACGCGAGATGATCGGTCTCGTCCTCGCGCTCGCCGGCTTCGTCACGTACGACGTCGACGAGGTGACGCCGGTTCTCGTCCTCGACTCGCTGGGGGCGTTCGATGCGGAACGGACCCGCCGCTTGGTCGATTACTTCGCCGACGAAACCGAGTACCTGGTCGCGACGACCCATCCGGAGTCCGCCGTCGATACCGAGTTCGACACCGTCTCGTTCGAGCAACCGGTACAGAACTGA
- the rdfA gene encoding rod-determining factor RdfA, with translation MSEYGCKVCRILDEYGMERYEEQLLEQWQADGPQRKGYRQLAEWFNTLMLRREMDRAGLSTLGDEAESKYERLRSDEAVAEEVASELANAGVPIERLRSDFVSYGVIRTHLKECLSADVDLSSGDWERDAIEISTDHATTKIEAAVRSLRNKGRLSAGGDVSVSVTAELECENCHARVPVDRAIRREYVCRCDD, from the coding sequence ATGAGCGAATACGGGTGTAAAGTTTGCCGAATACTAGACGAATACGGAATGGAGCGATACGAGGAGCAACTCCTCGAGCAGTGGCAAGCCGACGGCCCCCAGCGGAAGGGGTATCGGCAACTCGCCGAGTGGTTCAATACGCTCATGCTGCGCCGCGAAATGGACCGAGCGGGACTCTCGACGCTCGGCGACGAAGCCGAGTCCAAGTACGAGCGGCTGCGGTCGGACGAAGCGGTCGCAGAGGAGGTCGCGTCGGAGTTGGCAAATGCAGGCGTTCCGATCGAGCGACTGCGGAGCGATTTCGTCTCTTACGGTGTGATTCGAACCCATCTGAAGGAGTGTCTGTCGGCGGATGTCGACCTCTCCAGCGGGGACTGGGAACGGGACGCGATCGAGATCTCGACGGATCATGCGACCACGAAGATCGAAGCAGCCGTCCGCTCGCTCCGGAACAAGGGCCGGCTGAGTGCCGGCGGTGACGTGAGCGTTTCCGTGACCGCCGAACTCGAGTGCGAGAACTGTCACGCTCGCGTCCCAGTCGATCGGGCGATCCGCCGCGAATACGTCTGTCGTTGCGACGACTGA
- a CDS encoding class I adenylate-forming enzyme family protein: protein MSMEFHDPEEIARYEDAGAWGDETLLERFANTAERYPDRTAVVDPPNTPALVDREPERLTYTEFADAVDAVATSLCERGIGKDDFVVAQLPNTWELAMLYLAVARAGAVLSPMPIQWRRHELEHVVDVTEAVAYVGPRDFDGFDHVEMATAFADESATLDDVISFADVREFTTADADTAALDDVEVGANEVFNLQWTSGTTADPKACPMTHNNWQSNPTPLLCDMNEGDVVLCAAPLVNMTALGVNYVPWLLTRGTLVLHHPIDLGLMVEQMQDEGVTFTILVPTMLNQLLKHPDVDEFDLSDVETITTGSAAPSEWAMQEFNERWGIEIINIWGQNEGTSAISGPKTTPLERRATDFPRFAEDVDWGINDPRIDTVDIRIVDPESGDDVTEPGEVGEVAFKGPGLMAGYYNQPDLTADAFDEDGYFYTGDLFQIEADDYMSFFDRKKDVIIRGGFTISAKEVENIVIEHPKVADAAVVGEPHEDLGERVAVFAVPQPGENLQLEDITGYMGDDVAVYKRPERLEVVEEIPRNPVGKVVKTDLRDRVQRSGSDG from the coding sequence ATGTCCATGGAGTTCCACGATCCGGAAGAGATAGCGCGATACGAGGACGCGGGTGCCTGGGGCGACGAGACGCTACTCGAGCGGTTCGCGAACACCGCCGAACGGTATCCCGATCGGACGGCCGTCGTCGATCCGCCGAACACGCCGGCGTTGGTCGACCGAGAACCCGAGCGATTGACGTACACGGAGTTCGCCGACGCCGTCGACGCCGTCGCGACGTCGCTTTGCGAGCGCGGCATCGGAAAGGACGACTTCGTCGTGGCGCAATTGCCGAACACGTGGGAACTGGCCATGTTGTACCTCGCGGTCGCTCGAGCGGGCGCCGTCCTGTCGCCCATGCCGATCCAGTGGCGGCGACACGAACTCGAGCACGTGGTCGATGTGACGGAGGCCGTCGCCTACGTCGGGCCGCGGGATTTCGACGGGTTCGACCACGTCGAGATGGCGACGGCGTTCGCCGACGAGTCGGCGACGCTCGACGACGTCATCTCGTTCGCGGACGTGCGCGAGTTCACGACAGCCGACGCGGACACCGCGGCGCTCGACGATGTCGAGGTCGGTGCCAACGAGGTGTTTAACCTCCAGTGGACGTCGGGGACGACCGCCGATCCCAAGGCGTGCCCGATGACGCACAACAACTGGCAGTCGAACCCGACGCCGCTGCTGTGCGATATGAACGAGGGCGACGTCGTCCTCTGTGCGGCGCCGTTGGTCAACATGACCGCGCTCGGCGTCAACTACGTGCCGTGGCTGCTCACTCGGGGAACGCTCGTGCTTCACCACCCCATCGATCTCGGGCTGATGGTCGAGCAGATGCAAGACGAGGGCGTCACGTTCACCATCCTCGTCCCCACGATGCTAAATCAGTTGCTCAAACATCCCGACGTGGACGAGTTCGATCTGAGCGACGTCGAGACGATCACCACCGGCTCGGCCGCCCCCTCGGAGTGGGCGATGCAGGAGTTCAACGAGCGGTGGGGGATCGAAATCATCAACATCTGGGGCCAGAACGAGGGGACGTCAGCCATTAGTGGCCCGAAGACGACGCCCCTCGAGCGGCGCGCGACTGACTTTCCGCGGTTCGCCGAGGATGTCGACTGGGGCATCAACGACCCGCGGATCGACACCGTCGACATCCGTATCGTCGACCCCGAGAGCGGCGACGACGTGACCGAACCGGGCGAGGTCGGCGAGGTCGCATTCAAGGGCCCGGGACTCATGGCCGGCTATTACAACCAGCCCGACCTCACGGCGGACGCGTTCGACGAAGACGGCTACTTCTACACCGGCGATCTGTTTCAGATCGAGGCGGACGATTATATGAGCTTCTTCGACCGGAAGAAGGACGTCATCATCCGGGGCGGGTTCACTATCAGCGCGAAGGAAGTCGAGAACATAGTCATCGAGCATCCGAAAGTCGCCGACGCCGCCGTCGTCGGCGAACCGCACGAAGACCTAGGCGAGCGGGTCGCGGTCTTCGCAGTGCCACAGCCGGGCGAAAATCTTCAGCTCGAAGACATTACGGGGTACATGGGCGACGACGTCGCCGTCTATAAGCGTCCCGAGCGACTGGAAGTCGTCGAGGAAATCCCCCGGAACCCGGTCGGAAAAGTCGTCAAGACGGACCTTCGGGACCGAGTCCAACGATCCGGTTCAGACGGCTGA
- a CDS encoding HAD family hydrolase has product MSDRWADDYDAVVFDNDGVLVAPTEREVLVDAVVDSFRAFGVEIDRSVARRTVAEDTVPIEAAREHGLDPEAFWHHRELTASLAQQAHVRDGGKQVYDDVAALGQLDLPLGIVSNNQHATIEFLLAHYDLDGFRTAYGRQPTLAGAARRKPESDYLERALADLDASEALYVGDSEKDIVAARRADIDSVFLRRDHVADVALSVEPTAEVPDLRSLVEVLTEQR; this is encoded by the coding sequence GTGAGTGACCGATGGGCGGATGACTACGATGCCGTCGTCTTCGACAACGACGGCGTGCTGGTCGCCCCGACTGAGCGCGAGGTACTCGTCGACGCCGTCGTGGACTCGTTTCGAGCCTTCGGCGTCGAAATCGATCGGTCGGTCGCCCGACGGACGGTCGCCGAGGACACCGTCCCGATCGAGGCGGCCCGCGAACACGGACTCGATCCGGAAGCGTTCTGGCATCACCGCGAGTTGACCGCCAGCCTCGCCCAGCAGGCCCACGTCCGGGATGGCGGCAAGCAAGTCTACGACGACGTCGCGGCACTCGGACAGCTGGACCTGCCTCTCGGGATAGTGAGCAACAACCAGCACGCAACGATCGAGTTTCTGCTCGCACACTATGATCTGGACGGGTTCAGGACGGCCTACGGTCGACAGCCGACGCTCGCAGGTGCGGCCCGACGGAAGCCGGAGTCGGATTACCTCGAGCGGGCGCTGGCGGACTTAGATGCGAGCGAGGCGCTGTACGTTGGTGATTCCGAGAAGGACATCGTCGCGGCCCGGCGTGCCGATATCGACTCGGTCTTTCTCCGCCGAGACCACGTCGCAGACGTGGCCCTCTCAGTTGAGCCAACTGCTGAGGTACCGGATCTCCGGTCGCTGGTTGAAGTACTGACCGAACAGCGCTGA
- a CDS encoding sugar phosphate isomerase/epimerase family protein has protein sequence MTPSVGAAMDIRFGETVEEFMRYVTDIGLDHVEFKREYLAGHPETPGPERIRELSDRYGVSVTYHAPFRNWNIGSYNEVVRQDSVERVKRTLDDAAEARAGAVVVHGGSVPNRYPEWIRDRAKQNALHSLAECAEYAQLVGVPLCLENQPINEEKRRYTTTPADLAAMRNTVDVPPQYLGVTLDVGHAKVNGYDWRAFVEEFGHRIRVCHLHDNDGTADQHEPFPDYESVVEAIPADYFVFETKSVGDLATSVGTDKTPPETELTARE, from the coding sequence ATGACCCCGAGCGTCGGCGCAGCGATGGACATTCGCTTCGGGGAGACCGTCGAAGAGTTCATGCGCTACGTCACCGACATCGGACTGGACCACGTGGAGTTCAAACGCGAGTACCTCGCGGGCCATCCGGAGACGCCCGGCCCCGAGCGGATTCGGGAACTGTCCGACCGCTACGGCGTCAGCGTCACGTACCACGCACCCTTCCGGAACTGGAACATCGGCAGTTACAACGAAGTGGTCCGGCAGGACTCCGTCGAGCGGGTCAAGCGGACGCTCGATGACGCCGCCGAGGCCAGGGCTGGGGCCGTCGTCGTCCACGGTGGGTCGGTCCCGAATCGCTACCCCGAGTGGATCCGCGACCGCGCGAAGCAGAACGCGCTGCACTCGCTTGCGGAGTGTGCAGAGTACGCTCAACTGGTTGGCGTGCCACTATGTCTGGAAAACCAGCCCATCAATGAGGAGAAGCGGCGCTACACTACGACGCCAGCAGATCTCGCGGCGATGCGGAACACCGTCGACGTACCACCGCAGTATCTCGGCGTCACGCTCGACGTGGGCCACGCGAAGGTCAACGGGTACGACTGGCGCGCGTTCGTGGAGGAATTTGGCCATCGGATCCGGGTCTGTCACCTCCACGATAACGACGGCACTGCCGACCAGCACGAGCCGTTTCCCGACTACGAGTCGGTCGTCGAGGCGATTCCGGCGGACTACTTCGTCTTCGAGACGAAGTCGGTCGGCGACCTGGCGACGAGCGTCGGCACCGACAAAACGCCCCCCGAAACGGAGCTGACGGCCCGTGAGTGA
- a CDS encoding alpha-D-ribose 1-methylphosphonate 5-triphosphate diphosphatase — translation MSSTTQTTEGSVAVVGGRVITPEAVLEGGVRIEGDRIVEVGDIDDDADTVIDVNGRLIMPGLVDLHGDDIENHLHPRSGARMALPMALASADRANVAAGITTKFHAISFELDEEADRSPELAATLTAAITAADDLLVDHRLHARCEVTQKRCVDAVLEVVENGDADLVSVMSHIPGKGQFRDVEAFKRYYENASEHTAEEAEEMIEERTDIAMATLRERVDEIVEAAHDTGAVTASHDDENPAEVERLADAGVDITEYPITLETAERAAELGMTTAMGAPNLVRGESQWGNLSTGDAIDAGVVDTLVADYHPPSLLAAAFVDTGEPLPKRVNRVSANPADAVGFDDRGRIEVGARADLLVVDRDPTPTVVSALVAGQPVYRADRVVR, via the coding sequence ATGAGTTCAACCACCCAGACCACAGAGGGAAGTGTCGCCGTCGTTGGCGGACGCGTCATCACGCCCGAAGCCGTGCTCGAGGGCGGCGTTCGTATCGAGGGTGACCGGATCGTCGAAGTCGGTGACATCGACGACGACGCTGATACCGTGATCGACGTCAACGGCCGCCTTATCATGCCCGGCCTGGTCGATCTCCACGGCGACGACATCGAGAATCACCTCCATCCGCGCTCGGGAGCGCGGATGGCGCTCCCGATGGCGCTGGCCTCGGCCGACCGCGCGAATGTTGCGGCAGGAATCACGACGAAGTTTCACGCCATCTCCTTCGAACTCGACGAGGAGGCCGATCGGTCGCCCGAACTCGCGGCGACGTTGACAGCGGCAATCACCGCTGCCGACGACCTCCTCGTGGACCACCGCCTACACGCCCGTTGTGAAGTCACCCAGAAACGCTGTGTCGACGCGGTTCTCGAAGTCGTCGAGAACGGCGACGCCGACCTCGTTTCGGTGATGAGCCACATCCCCGGCAAGGGCCAGTTCCGCGACGTCGAGGCGTTTAAACGGTACTACGAGAACGCCAGCGAGCACACGGCCGAGGAGGCCGAAGAAATGATCGAAGAGCGAACCGACATCGCGATGGCGACGCTGCGCGAGCGCGTCGACGAGATCGTCGAGGCCGCCCACGACACCGGTGCAGTGACGGCCTCGCACGACGATGAGAATCCCGCGGAAGTCGAGCGATTGGCTGATGCCGGCGTGGACATCACGGAGTATCCGATCACGTTAGAGACCGCCGAGCGCGCGGCCGAACTCGGTATGACGACCGCGATGGGCGCTCCGAATCTCGTCCGCGGAGAGAGCCAGTGGGGCAATCTCTCGACGGGCGACGCCATCGACGCCGGTGTCGTCGACACTCTCGTGGCCGACTACCACCCGCCGTCGCTGCTCGCGGCCGCGTTCGTCGACACCGGGGAACCACTGCCCAAGCGGGTCAACCGCGTCAGCGCCAATCCCGCCGACGCGGTCGGTTTCGACGACCGCGGTCGGATCGAAGTCGGGGCGCGAGCCGACTTGCTCGTCGTCGACCGTGACCCGACACCGACGGTCGTTAGCGCGCTCGTCGCCGGCCAGCCGGTGTACCGCGCCGATCGGGTGGTGCGATGA
- a CDS encoding phosphonate C-P lyase system protein PhnL, translating to MTVLSVDGLSKTFDMHVLGDTQVVGLDDVSFDVREGEFLAIVGESGSGKSSLLKCLYRTYDPSSGEVVYHGPDGDVDLASCPDRTVIDLRGDSIGYTSQFLDEIPRVPAVDVVARPLVEQGVDREDARSTARDLLSALSVPEELWQAYPATFSGGERQRVNLAQALAPKPDLLLLDEPTSALDPDTRQAAIDLLSTYLGSETTVIGVFHNTDVVDAVADRVVVLDDGRLQRVAPIEAYDEEVVIG from the coding sequence ATGACAGTCCTGTCCGTCGACGGTCTCTCCAAAACCTTCGACATGCACGTGCTCGGCGACACCCAGGTCGTCGGTCTCGACGACGTATCGTTCGACGTCCGCGAGGGCGAGTTCCTCGCTATCGTCGGAGAATCCGGCAGCGGTAAGTCCTCGCTGCTGAAATGTCTGTACCGAACCTACGATCCCAGTTCGGGCGAGGTCGTCTACCACGGTCCCGACGGCGACGTCGATCTGGCCTCGTGTCCCGACCGGACGGTCATCGACCTCCGGGGGGACAGCATTGGATACACCTCACAGTTCCTCGACGAAATTCCCCGGGTCCCCGCAGTCGACGTGGTTGCTCGGCCCCTAGTCGAACAGGGGGTCGACCGCGAGGATGCGCGGTCGACTGCTCGTGACCTGCTGTCGGCGCTGTCGGTACCCGAAGAGCTGTGGCAGGCGTATCCGGCGACGTTCTCCGGCGGCGAGCGCCAGCGAGTGAACCTCGCACAGGCCCTCGCACCGAAACCGGACCTGCTCCTGCTGGACGAACCGACCAGCGCGCTCGACCCCGACACCCGTCAGGCCGCGATCGATCTCCTTTCAACGTATCTCGGTTCGGAGACGACGGTCATCGGCGTCTTCCACAACACGGATGTGGTCGATGCCGTCGCGGATCGAGTGGTCGTCCTGGACGATGGTCGCCTCCAGCGCGTCGCCCCCATCGAGGCGTACGATGAGGAGGTGGTGATCGGATGA
- a CDS encoding ATP-binding cassette domain-containing protein — translation MTLLEAHDLQTRYGPGCPRCVESTGDRAGTNQCPHCGSVVACAEADLSVEAGEVLGIVGESGSGKSSLAELLALERDDDATTAGEVNYAGHDGNLLGVDYETRHDLRTGEIALVHQHIRDGLNLEFTGGGNVAEKLLSAGNRSYEDVRGRVRDLFDETEIPVARMDDPTSTYSGGMQRRVQIARALATDPDLVVLDEPTTGLDVSVQARVLDMFRRVQREEGVAAIVVSHDLSVVRLLADRTLVMRHGRIVESGLTDRIMEDPHHEYTQTLINSVI, via the coding sequence ATGACGCTGTTGGAAGCCCACGACTTGCAGACGCGCTACGGACCCGGCTGTCCCCGCTGTGTCGAGTCGACCGGCGACCGCGCTGGGACGAACCAGTGCCCCCACTGCGGTAGCGTCGTCGCCTGTGCCGAGGCGGACCTCAGCGTCGAGGCCGGGGAGGTGTTGGGCATCGTCGGCGAGTCCGGGTCCGGTAAGTCCAGCCTCGCGGAACTGCTCGCGCTCGAGCGCGACGACGACGCTACAACTGCCGGCGAGGTCAACTACGCGGGCCACGACGGTAATCTGCTCGGGGTAGACTACGAAACGCGCCACGATCTCCGCACGGGAGAGATCGCACTCGTCCACCAGCACATCCGCGACGGCCTGAATCTCGAGTTCACTGGCGGCGGCAACGTCGCGGAGAAACTGCTCTCGGCCGGAAACCGTTCGTATGAGGATGTCCGCGGGCGCGTTCGGGATCTTTTCGATGAGACGGAGATCCCGGTCGCCCGGATGGACGACCCCACCAGCACCTACTCCGGAGGGATGCAGCGGCGCGTTCAGATCGCCCGCGCACTGGCGACCGACCCGGACCTGGTCGTGCTGGACGAACCGACGACAGGGCTCGACGTGAGCGTCCAAGCCCGCGTACTGGACATGTTCCGCCGCGTCCAGCGCGAAGAGGGCGTCGCCGCCATTGTGGTCTCACACGACCTGAGCGTCGTCCGCCTACTCGCCGATCGGACGCTCGTGATGCGCCACGGTCGCATCGTCGAGTCCGGTCTCACCGATCGCATCATGGAAGACCCGCACCACGAGTACACCCAGACCCTTATCAATTCAGTAATATGA
- a CDS encoding alpha-D-ribose 1-methylphosphonate 5-phosphate C-P-lyase PhnJ, with translation MTEQTTTDDVSPGGGTPVATDSVDAALESLDSDGLEGYNYAYLDEHTKREVRRSILKAVAIPGHQVPYASRPMPLARGWGTGGIQASLSILDPEDTFKVIDQGADESVNAANIRRLAETTADVATTTDTTEADLIQSRHRIPEEVLTDKQRLVLQVPITDALRTVDPSDAANRRRHAHKNYGKMWVHLYENIVEYGEIKIASRYPTMVAGRYLMDPSPIPRWDVPKLDHADHLTLLAAGREARIYAVPPHTEVEPLAFEDRQFTVERFPEQACHACGSTDTYLVEVSEEATEDGDDAFETRYACNDSSFCEKRREDPDLPKDHHLEEEVDWGPGTPDAGTNDAGAAIEQGGAEE, from the coding sequence ATGACTGAACAGACCACAACCGACGACGTATCGCCCGGCGGGGGCACGCCCGTCGCGACCGACTCCGTCGACGCCGCTCTCGAGTCCCTGGACAGTGACGGCCTGGAAGGGTACAATTACGCGTACCTCGACGAGCACACCAAACGCGAGGTCCGACGCTCGATACTGAAAGCCGTTGCCATCCCCGGCCACCAGGTACCCTACGCCTCCCGGCCGATGCCGCTGGCCCGCGGGTGGGGCACCGGCGGTATTCAGGCCTCGCTATCGATCCTCGATCCCGAGGACACGTTCAAAGTGATCGACCAGGGCGCGGACGAGAGCGTCAACGCCGCCAACATCCGTCGGCTGGCGGAGACCACCGCTGACGTGGCGACGACGACCGACACCACTGAGGCGGACCTGATCCAGAGTCGTCACCGCATCCCCGAGGAGGTACTGACCGACAAGCAGCGCCTAGTGTTGCAGGTTCCGATCACCGACGCGCTGCGGACGGTCGATCCCTCGGACGCAGCCAACCGTCGGCGACACGCTCACAAGAACTACGGGAAAATGTGGGTCCACCTCTATGAGAACATCGTCGAGTACGGCGAGATCAAGATCGCCTCTCGGTATCCGACGATGGTCGCCGGGCGCTACCTGATGGACCCCTCGCCGATCCCGCGATGGGACGTACCGAAACTCGATCACGCGGACCATCTCACGTTGTTGGCTGCGGGCCGGGAGGCGCGTATCTACGCCGTCCCGCCACACACCGAGGTCGAACCACTAGCCTTCGAGGACCGGCAGTTCACCGTCGAGCGTTTCCCCGAGCAGGCCTGCCACGCCTGCGGATCGACCGACACATACCTCGTCGAGGTCTCAGAGGAGGCCACCGAGGACGGAGACGACGCCTTCGAGACCCGCTACGCCTGCAACGACTCGAGCTTCTGTGAGAAACGCCGCGAGGATCCCGACCTCCCGAAGGACCATCACCTCGAGGAGGAAGTCGACTGGGGGCCGGGAACGCCCGACGCGGGCACGAACGACGCCGGAGCTGCGATCGAACAGGGAGGTGCCGAGGAATGA
- a CDS encoding carbon-phosphorus lyase complex subunit PhnI codes for MGYVAVTAGEELIERAEQLFEKQRIDDDSDDIGIDQIEGQLGRLTAKAMSEGGLYAPRLAALAVKQAQGDTVEAAFLLRAYRSTLERFDETITVDPGEMIASRRVSPAFKDVPGGQILGATKDYTQRLLDFDLADDDPEDPTAEWDLDDEGDPERLTNVTELLREEGLLHEPDEPVVDEPNDTTRESVTHPPERDEVLQELARGETGAVTALGYSALRGYGQVHPTLAEVRVGRLPVRIEHPYTGEEVTVTHTEVTESEAVVPVYEKREDPQFAFGYGLTFGRNERKAIGMTILDASIQLDSDEEPAENAEFVLDTVDGMDSFGFIEHLKLPHYVTFQSILDRIRAIRERKGLSEGGRIETDEQLADPAVAGTSDDD; via the coding sequence GTGGGGTACGTCGCGGTTACTGCTGGGGAGGAACTCATCGAGCGCGCCGAACAGTTATTCGAGAAACAGCGCATCGACGACGATTCCGACGATATCGGTATCGATCAGATCGAGGGGCAACTCGGCCGCCTCACCGCAAAGGCGATGAGTGAGGGCGGCCTCTACGCGCCACGACTGGCCGCGTTGGCGGTCAAGCAGGCCCAGGGCGACACGGTCGAGGCCGCGTTCCTGCTGCGGGCGTACCGCTCGACGCTGGAACGGTTCGATGAGACGATCACAGTCGATCCGGGCGAGATGATCGCCAGTAGGCGGGTTTCACCGGCGTTCAAGGACGTCCCCGGTGGCCAGATCCTCGGTGCGACCAAGGACTACACCCAGCGACTACTGGATTTTGATCTCGCTGACGACGATCCCGAGGACCCCACCGCCGAGTGGGACCTCGATGACGAGGGTGATCCCGAGCGGCTGACCAACGTCACGGAACTGCTTCGGGAAGAAGGGCTGTTGCACGAACCCGACGAACCGGTGGTCGACGAACCCAACGACACGACCCGGGAGTCGGTCACACACCCGCCCGAGCGCGACGAGGTCCTCCAAGAACTGGCCCGCGGCGAGACCGGCGCGGTGACCGCGCTGGGCTACTCCGCGCTGCGGGGGTACGGTCAGGTCCATCCGACGCTGGCGGAGGTTCGGGTCGGACGCCTGCCTGTCCGGATCGAACACCCGTACACCGGTGAGGAGGTGACCGTCACCCACACCGAGGTCACCGAGTCCGAGGCGGTCGTCCCCGTCTACGAGAAGCGCGAGGACCCACAGTTCGCGTTCGGATACGGGCTGACCTTCGGCCGCAACGAACGCAAGGCCATCGGGATGACCATTCTGGACGCCTCAATCCAGCTCGACAGCGACGAGGAACCCGCCGAGAACGCCGAGTTCGTCCTCGACACGGTCGACGGGATGGACTCCTTCGGCTTCATCGAACACCTCAAACTGCCCCACTACGTCACGTTCCAGTCGATCCTGGACCGCATCCGCGCCATCAGAGAGCGCAAGGGGTTGAGCGAGGGCGGCCGCATCGAAACCGACGAACAACTCGCGGACCCAGCAGTCGCGGGAACGAGTGACGATGACTGA